GACACGAGGTGCATCGTAGACGTTGGTGCGGGTATGGGTCATCTAGCCCGATCTTTAGCGTTTAAACATGGCCTACACGTAATGTGCATTGAACAAGATGCATTACTGTCACAGCGAGCCAGGTAGCGCGGCGTCACATCATCGATTTCtctatttccttttttattcctTCATTGTCATTCGCGtgacagaattttttaattacagaaaGTGGGACAGAGAATTATTAATGACTCTACATAAACATTGGCCCGACTTGTCAATAAACGCGCCGCAACACGTATCGATCAAACTGGAAAGTACCAGCTCCGATCAGTCAGGGACGGTTGAGGATATACGAAGAATTTTCATcgataactttaatttaaacgcCGGGGAGTCTGGATTTGGCATCGTGGGGCTGCATCCATGTGGAGATCTCGCAGCCACGTTGCTGAGACTTTACGCGTCTCGGTGCGAGCCGAGATTTATTTGCATCGTGGGCTGTTGCTACATGAAGCTCACATTAGAGTACGTTCGCGAGACATTCGAGAATAATGCAATGTCAGCGCTTATGAGATTACCGCTTGCGTACTAAATAACGTAATGCATTTAGAAATTCCGCGGATGTTGCAAATGGATATCCACTCAGTAAATATCTGTCGTCCTTCGCGAGACACGAATTGTCTTATACGGCGTTGGAAGTGGCGTGCCATGCTATCGAGAGCTACTGCAGCAAACTGAAGACTGGAAACTACGAGGATTTGATAGTTAAGTATATGCTGAAGTGACATAAGCAATTGTTATTATcagattgtattttttttttatgtaggtGCACGCCTATAGAGCAGCTCTAgagacaattttaataaaacgaaaCAGCCAGCTGCGTCACAGTCAAGTAAGAAACGTTAAAGTGACGAGACCTATTACGTTTGAACAGTTGAGTAAAATAGATGTCGAAATTTTTGTGTGACATTATAGCGATAATAATCgaatcgctttttttttttttagatactgCATGGCCGCAACCTCGGACTTTGAACCGAATCTCCGGCCTGAGGATTCAGATTTTCAGAATCCGCAGATAAAGATTTATCTGTGTCAGTGGCAGCAGATTGTGATATTCGGAGCGTTGCGTACGATGCTGGCACCGTTGGTGGAAACTGTGGTATTGCTGGACAGATTCCTGTATTTGTCCGAAAATGATTTATCTCCCGTATTGAAGCCTATTTTTGATCCCAGATTGTCTcctcgaaattttttattgttttcaatGAAAAGTCCCGAACAATCGTTCTCTTGATTATTTGAAtcgttttatactttaaactaataaaatcacatttatctttttaaataaaatattttatttcttatctctaaattaattaaaaaaaatttttgttttaaaactatttaatttaatcaaagataaaattaatttttttcgcaaatttgatcaaaatacACTTGTATGTACGTAATTTTTGGATATAACTAATTgcttaaatataacaattacaatgacattttatttaaaaaattgaactaTTTCCACACAAGCATAAAAaggtaattatattttaattaaaactattatatgaattttttgataaataaatttcaaagttGGGTAACTgctttttaagttaaattaaagttaatgacatataaaattaatttagttaaaagttacataaataaaaataaattaaaattatcttaagattaaattagctcaaattaaattaaaaattaattttgaaaagcattatttatattaagttaaaaaatcataatttactTAAGTTTGATTaccaaacaattataataaattatcaaatacatttaatatcttattttatttgttaaattaaatttatataaattaacaaagaaatattgttttttatgttgaaagatattttttcttttgcacagataaaatttttaactcagaaaaaagttaataaaaatgttaagacttatgttttaaaaataactagttaaagttgaaaattaattgatttaaaattaaaactaaattaaattaaaagttaacttTCTAACTCTCTATTATTAACattcaactttttaactagCTACCCAAACCTCGCAAATTATTATCCGAACTACTTGTACAACGCGCGCGTTTGAAAGAAAACTATTGGAGTAAACCATAGAGATACATGGGTGACGACACGCATATGGAAACGGTGGGCCCTCTCATGAAAATACATTCGAGTCGCGGCCGCCAATCGGAGCGAGCGGCACGGGCCAATCGGAGCGCGATACTCCGCGAGGTTTGGCGCGCAGAACGGCGGTGGCCGAGTGCGTTCCGGCGCCACCGGTAGGGCGCGTCGCGGTAGCCGGTTACCAGTTCGCACCAAGCGTTGACGTTTCTGCGGCGAGATCCAGTTTCCTTTAAGCCGCTCTCGCGTGTTTGTCTGTTCTCGTCGCGTCGTGCGTCCTAccgattatattattttctcctcctccccccttcCCCGTCCGCGTACACGAGATCGGTCGTTACGTACGGTGCTGGAGGTATCCGCGGGCGATATACACAACACGCtcgtgtcgtcgtcgtcgtcgtcgtcatcgttgCCGTCGTttgtcgccgtcgtcgtcgtcatcgccgccgccgccgccgccgccgccgccgtcgtcgtcgtcgctctcGCTTTCGctgtcgccgtcgccgtcgccgtcgtgcAGCGCCTGAGTGCCCCGTTACAAACGCATCGGCCGGTGTTCAACAACGGAGGATGGCATTCAACGGAGACGGTCCGCACTCGAAGAGGCAGCGGCTCGAGGAATCCGGACACAGGGTGAGTAGCGTGCGTGCGCCGACGATTATTGTCGCGCGTCGCGTCCGCGTCCACGACGCTGCTGCTGCTCCTCCTCGTCGCGTCCGTCCGGCACCGCGCTCGACGGCCGCGGGGAGGAGGAAAGCGCGTCGCCATTTATCGGCTTAATGCTCGCGGGGGCACggcgcgcgcgacgcgcgcgtgtgtgtgtctcTCTCGCCGAGTGTTTCGTGAGAGAGTTTCGTAGgagacgcgcgcgcggggcGCCATTTACCCCGCGGGTCCCGACCGTGCGACGATGCCCGACGTACGTGCGTCGGGACGCGCGCGTCGCCGGCTCGAGGAGCGAAAAGGCAAATCGTTCCGCGCTCGGCTATCGGTCGCTCCGCCGAGCGTGAGTATCCCCGACGCCCCCCCCTTTgcttctccccctcccccctctcctccctcctcccgTCGCTCCCCTCTCCCGACCCTGTTCCCCGCTACGAAAGACGCGGGGCCCGTACGCGTAAAATGTCCGTCGTTCAAAAAAACTCGCGGGAATTTCTCTCCCGCTTCCGAGGGCCGCGCCGAGGAAAGACAGCCGGCGGGTCTACTccgtttttgtatttttaatgatgGAAAGGTCACCCGGCTCGAAATTAGCAACTTTTAGTGCATtggtgaattttttaaaagtttgaaTCGCACCGCGGCGTTTTGAAAGGCGGCGAACTTCACTCTCGCGTAACTCGGCTCTCTTCTCCCACGTATTATCGGTACGTTTCAATTGCGATGCAACGTCTCGCCGACGACGTGTCGCGGGTTTCGAAATTCTAACGCCGCGCTGCCCACGGCGTAGAGTTCCCTTATCGTAATTATGGCACACTTTTTCCGCGTAGGCGAGCATTTATCGACCCGTAAAACGGGGAGCTACACATGTGTAACTCCCAACGAACTGTATTAATCCGTAGTAGTCGATTTCCTTTCGTTGACTTGGAGATGCTCACTTTTTTTTACTCGcgccactttttttttaaatcaacgGGGCGTTCCACTTGAAGTTTGGCGCGAGCGAGGAAATTTTAGCGCGGCGACGAAGAATACAGACTTTGTTTTCCCAATATCAGTGGATTCATCGAGGCCTCGTCTCCTCGACGTTGCGCTCACGAAAATCGAAAATTACATTTCGATTTTTGAATGACGGTTGAAGTAACAAATAGAGGTTTGCTTGGGTTTTCGCATTATTAacgttgaaataattaatcacttTGAAGAGAAGGCGCAATGAATGCAAGAGAAATGCGTGCGGCCGCCGATACATTTTCTAATTACACTGTTAAGCATAGTGTTAAATTTTACTCAATTGAGTCATTTTAAACGATTAGGTTGCCACTGCTTCTACCTAATaagaaagttaaattaaaaaaaattaacgatgTATTGAGTGAGTATTTACTCAATATTAGTCTAATTAActactttatttaatcaaattaatcaaatattgaaTAGGAGCAATGGCGACTCAATGGAAATTAACAGTGTAATTTTCGCGTTGCTTATTGCAATAACGGGACGAAAACGCTCTGAAAACGCGGCAGGGAAACGATCTCGCACAAACTTGATGGAAAACCGAGGATTCCGTTGTCAAAAGTCATGATCGGCAAACGGAGAGCAACTTTTGCGCGCCGTACGGTGGCGCATCTATTCAATTTTCATCTTATCTAAAAGATACATACGTGCATACACGTATAAAGCACGTCGGGTTCTTGCCGCACATTCTTTTATTCATGGATTCCCTTACGAACTCCCCTAAAGTCGAGTttcctttaaaaaatgaagttTTACGCAAGTTGCACGAGTAGCAAACGACGAAGAACAATAAACCGTTTGCGAAAATCGAGCTCTTAAAATGCGCAAACAGCGAAATCTCTCTCAATTAACTTTCGTTAAACGCGAAAAGAACGGATCGATTCTTGCTGTCGAAAAATTGGATTTCATTTTGAtcgaaaattacaaaattatcgtattaTGAATTTAGGACGACATCTTTTcgataaatgtcaaataataaCAGAACGTATATAATTAAGTTTGTATGTCGCTCGTATCTCAATTTAAAGTGCAGCATATTATATGCGACAGAGATGAcgaaattacatatatataaaataatgtgcaAGACCAGGTTGACTCTGAGCCGAGTGCATcggaaagttaattatatccgTATTTGTTATGCACATGCGTTCGTATTTCGATATTACGTGAAATATGCAATGGCGCGGTCCACCTTGTTTATTTCCCCGGTTCGTTATGCAGGTAACGAACAGAATAATGCACGTCTGCTTCTACGTCTCTTGTTGTTCAGTCTCGTCGAAGTACctaaaaattatcgaaatattaATCTGATCATTCAATTACACGTAAATCCGCTATTAcgtattttgcataaatatgcGCATGAGTGTGTTCAGCGAGCCACGTGAGCACggttgaaaaatttgtattaaatttaacacatatcGCATGTTTTAAACGATtcacagaaatttttttttttttgttaatttaacatattgagcatatgttaaatagcaacataaatattatgttatattttaacacaaagataaatgtaaattttacttgacataatttttatgcagtaatttaatgagaaaattatgcaTAGCAACACATACaacatgttattttaatattattatagtgtTACAGAAACATATATCACGAGATCACGTCGAGAAATAACAGTCATTCTTATATCATAGAATAAACTctacatttgtttttaattttaacaaataacttCTGTCACTGATAAcaagtgtaaattaaaaaatgcacatagtgttacttttatactttttttcagtCATTCTGATAATTTAACACTTTGCTCGAATTAACATAACagcaacatattaaaataacaaatgtcTTAAATGTTaacataaaacttttcaaCAAGGATCTATTTTagcataaatacaaaatgttgtTTACTGAACGATTCAATTATGAGTACATCTCTCGGGCTTGTGGGACTTGATTTCACGTGTCAATAGCGTTAACCGCGATTCACCGAGTGACTCCGAAATATTTCGTGTTTTCGCACACGCGTGACTCGGGTGAATTCCACGGTGGAATTTTCAGGAGGGGGCACAGTCGCATCGCGATCTGTTATTCAGCCGATGCTCCCTCTGACAATGGTGGAATCGCGTTATCTTTGACGCTAACGACGATGAGCGACGTGAGGATAATGATACGTATGTGCAAAACAAagtttgcgcgcgcgcgctttgcGGTCGATAATTCCAGGCGCATTATCagcgcgcgcgacgcgcggCATTGCGACGGACGTTCGTTCTCTCGAGATAACCGCGAGGTATCGACGAAAAACGGGGTCGTATATCAGCCAACCTGGAGAATTCCACTTTTGTTAAGTTTCTTAATCTTAGCATGAGCACACGTACTTGatttatagttttatcaattttctctaccactta
This genomic stretch from Monomorium pharaonis isolate MP-MQ-018 chromosome 4, ASM1337386v2, whole genome shotgun sequence harbors:
- the LOC105838710 gene encoding protein RRNAD1 → MSCSRVWPLSLLALRQVARNLQLSRDHRTDESAWRCDRRRKFSDSSSENIVLENKKEGSRDTPDKRDNLLLKHVKIKKRHEIQQIARVCADCARKSDTRCIVDVGAGMGHLARSLAFKHGLHVMCIEQDALLSQRARKWDRELLMTLHKHWPDLSINAPQHVSIKLESTSSDQSGTVEDIRRIFIDNFNLNAGESGFGIVGLHPCGDLAATLLRLYASRCEPRFICIVGCCYMKLTLENSADVANGYPLSKYLSSFARHELSYTALEVACHAIESYCSKLKTGNYEDLIVHAYRAALETILIKRNSQLRHSQVRNVKVTRPITFEQYCMAATSDFEPNLRPEDSDFQNPQIKIYLCQWQQIVIFGALRTMLAPLVETVVLLDRFLYLSENDLSPVLKPIFDPRLSPRNFLLFSMKSPEQSFS